Below is a genomic region from Litoribacterium kuwaitense.
GAGCGACCCAAAGCGCTTCGGCATCTGGGCTTGCAACGTTACCGCTAAACAGGCTCATCCCGGCATCTACCAGCACTTGAAGCCCAATCGTCACCATAATAAACGAAGCGACTAATGAGGCGATGGTTTCTGCTCTTGAATGTCCATACTTATGATCTTCATCGGGCGGGCGCCTTGAGATATGCAAGCCGATTAATACAGCGATCGACGCAATGATATCTGTCGCGTTGTTCAATCCATCCGCTAACAAGGCTTGTGAATTAAAAATAAAGCTAAAGATCATTTTACCGATCGTTAAAACAATATAGGCACCGAGAGAGATCCACACGCCCACATCTGCTTTTTTAGAATTTATACCGTTTCCGTTCATGTGACGTCCCCTTCCTTCATCCTCTAAAACCACTGTACCAGACGGACACCTAGTGGTTCTATAGCAACCTTTTTGCTAGCAGGCAAGCACAATGACACACGGTAACACTGCTTAGAAAGGACAACTTCTTTGCCTTAAGTAAACATTTTCTTATTTTTGGATATGACTGGAATTTAAAATCGTGTTAGAATTAGATAGAATGAAATACTATTCTTGTATAGAGTTTTAGTAAAGGAGCTTGCTGGTGATGTCTCTACGTACACGATTTGCTTTACTCGTTTGTCTTGTTTTTATTTCAGGATTTGTCCAAGGGATGCTATTACCTCTACTCTCCATTTTGTTGGAACAACGGGGTGTTCCTTCGTCTATTAACGGCCTTCATGCGACTGGCCTATATATCGGTGTTCTCTTGGCATCACCATTTATGGAGAAACCATTGCGCGCCTTCGGCTATAAGCCGCTCATTACCGTAGGCGCTTTTCTTATGATTGTGTCTCTGTTTCTCTTTCCGGTCTGGGATGCGCTTTGGTTCTGGTTTATCCTTCGACTGGTCATTGGTGTCGGCGATCAAATGTTGCACTTTGCGACACAAACGTGGGTGACGGCTTCAGCGAAAAAGGAGAGCGTAGGCAGGAGCATTTCCATTTATGGCTTTTCTTTTGGCGTCGGCTTTGCAGTCGGGCCATTTATGACACGAATGTTAGACACAAGCACGTCACTTCCTTTTATACTGTCTGCCCTCATTATTCTTGGCCTCTGGCTCGTTTTTCAATGGGTCCGTAATGAAAAACCACAAGACGATGATGCGACACAAACGGCTGATAAAGGGGCAATCCGCCGGTTTGGAAAAACTTTACGATATGCTTGGTTTGCCTTGCTTCCTCCATTTGGCTATGGATTGATTGAAGCAACATTACATTCCAGCTTCCCTGTACATGCCTTACGTAATGGCTTTCATATCGATACGATCTCAAATTTACTTCCACTATTTGCAATTGGCGGCTTAGTATCCCAAATCCCGCTCGGCATATTAAGTGATCGAATTGGCCGGAAGAAAATTTTATTAATCGTTCATTTCGGAGGCTTTGCCTCTTTTACAGCTGCAACATTCTTAGAATCTCACCCGATTGGATTAGCGGTCTCCCTCTTTATCGCGGGGATGTTTATTGGTTCAGCTTTTTCGCTTGGCATCAGCTATATGACCGACGTACTTCCGAAACACCTGCTTCCAGCAGGCAACCTCTTGTGCGGCATTTTCTTTAGCATCGGCAGTATGGCAGGTCCATTTGCTGGCGGAATATACATGCAAGTGGGCGGACAACACTTTTTCTATATTATTTCCATTCCACTGTTGTTCATATTCGGTTTACTATTTTTCGGCAAACAAGGGGCGCGGACACGTCCACCGTCTCAATCAACATCGATGTAAAAATGTAGACGCCATGCCAAAAACCCCCTAAACTTTTCTTAGGGGGTCAATCTGTAGGAACGGTTTTAAAATGAGACAGATTAAAGCAGCTGTTAAGGACAAAGTCTAGCACGACTTTGTCTACACTCTACTCAAAAAAAGCCTTCCATTACAACGCTCATACCATAAATACAGCTTCACGGAACACGAACCTCATCATTTAGTGCGTTTTAATAAACGTTAAGCACTGGGAGACAATCAGCGGTTCATCATGGTCGAGTGTAGCGACATGGTAGCTGTTTTCCAACATTACAATGTGCTTATCTTCTGACGCGATAGACTTGTAAATGGTCTGTGAGTTTTCCGGCGGCACGACATGATCAACAGTTGAAGACAAGACTAAAGCAGGAACTTCTATCTTAGTTAGATCGCCTTTGACAATCTTCATGAGTTCGACAAGCTCGCCCATTGCTTTGACGGGCGTTTGTTCATAAGCGAGTTCCTTGACGCCGTCTTTTTTAATATCTGAACCGATACCTGCTACAAACCGTTCTCCGGACTCACGCAATGCGTTATAGCTCTGTTTAAATGCACCCATATCAACGGCTGCATTGATTGGCACAATGCCGGCAATCTCAGGATGATTTTCCGCAAGGTAAAGGGTTAGTGCTCCTCCCATGGACAACCCAACGACAAATACCTTTGAACACGTTTCCTTGACCTTTTCAAGTCCTGCCTCGACATCGTCGATCCAGTCCCGATAAGTAGCCTGCTCCATATCTTCAGGGTTTGTCCCATGTCCCGTCAGCCTCGGACCATAAACCGTATAACCAGCGTCAGCGATTTGTTTTCCGACGCTATGCATGCTCTGGGTCGTACCGGTAAAACCGTGAATGACAAGAACCCCAACTTCGTTTCCTGGATAATAAAATGCTTCTGCATTTTTCATAACTTGATCATTGTTTTGCATGATGACCCTCCTCCATTAAATTGAAATGATAAAATGATGGAAAAACATTGCCGTCAAAAGACAACGAACAGGCATTGTGGAACTTTTTTACTGTAAGCGACTCACTTCCACATATTTATTGCCACTTTTCCCCAATATATCATATCTTGTCATTCATTTGTGTTGCTAACGTTTGGCTTGGAGACAGGGCATTCAACATTTCGAGCCCTTGTTTTTGTCAAAGTGTTCAATAAATTCTTTCATGTTGAAAAAATTATAGCGATCCCCATTGTTTTTCTAGCAACTGAAAACATTCTTCTTTTAATTGCTGTGCACGAAAGGAGTACCTGTTCTCTTTCATCTTCGTTATCTGTTGTTTTCTTTTCGTTTCTCATAACTGCAATCGTTTGCTTAGACAAACTCTTTGCTCTTGATGAAATAGTGCAGTGCATGAGTGTTTGCTGACAAAGCTCTTAAAAGCGTTATTCCATAACTGCAAATGTTAGTTGGGTTAACGCTTTTCTTCTTTTTTGTTTTATTTTACTCATACAACGGCGGGCGACGGTCTTCAAACACAGGAATTTGGCGTCGAATCTCCGCAATTTGGGAAACGTCGATGTCCGCAGTCAGGGTACACTGGCTGTCACCAGCTTCGGCAATAATCTCGCCCCACGGGGAAATGACGATTGAATGTCCCCCAAAGACATTCTCTGGATCACTGCCAACCCGATTGCAAGCGACGATGAAAGCTTGATTTTCAATGGCGCGGCTCATCAGCAATGTACGCCAATGATGAATGCGTGGTGCTGGCCATTCAGCACAGACAAAAAAGACTTCCGCACCCTCGGCAGCATGCTTCCGTAACCATTCGGGGAAACGGATGTCATAACAAATCATCCCTGCGCACGGTGTCCCTTGGAGCTCGAAATGCCCTGGTTTATCGCCAGCAAGCAAATATTTTTCTTCTCGCATCAGGCGAAAAAGATGCACTTTGCTGTATTCCCCGACTTTATTTCCATTGTGATCATAAGTGAGCATCGTGTTAAAAACACCACGTGACGTCCGTTTAGCGACAGACCC
It encodes:
- a CDS encoding carbon-nitrogen family hydrolase, with protein sequence MRISILQEDIAFGQPQENIRNMQNRIAEVVQSEKPDVILLPELWTTGYDLTRLDEISDEEGEQARAFAKEMSTTHGVHIIAGSVAKRTSRGVFNTMLTYDHNGNKVGEYSKVHLFRLMREEKYLLAGDKPGHFELQGTPCAGMICYDIRFPEWLRKHAAEGAEVFFVCAEWPAPRIHHWRTLLMSRAIENQAFIVACNRVGSDPENVFGGHSIVISPWGEIIAEAGDSQCTLTADIDVSQIAEIRRQIPVFEDRRPPLYE
- a CDS encoding alpha/beta hydrolase, whose translation is MQNNDQVMKNAEAFYYPGNEVGVLVIHGFTGTTQSMHSVGKQIADAGYTVYGPRLTGHGTNPEDMEQATYRDWIDDVEAGLEKVKETCSKVFVVGLSMGGALTLYLAENHPEIAGIVPINAAVDMGAFKQSYNALRESGERFVAGIGSDIKKDGVKELAYEQTPVKAMGELVELMKIVKGDLTKIEVPALVLSSTVDHVVPPENSQTIYKSIASEDKHIVMLENSYHVATLDHDEPLIVSQCLTFIKTH
- a CDS encoding MFS transporter translates to MSLRTRFALLVCLVFISGFVQGMLLPLLSILLEQRGVPSSINGLHATGLYIGVLLASPFMEKPLRAFGYKPLITVGAFLMIVSLFLFPVWDALWFWFILRLVIGVGDQMLHFATQTWVTASAKKESVGRSISIYGFSFGVGFAVGPFMTRMLDTSTSLPFILSALIILGLWLVFQWVRNEKPQDDDATQTADKGAIRRFGKTLRYAWFALLPPFGYGLIEATLHSSFPVHALRNGFHIDTISNLLPLFAIGGLVSQIPLGILSDRIGRKKILLIVHFGGFASFTAATFLESHPIGLAVSLFIAGMFIGSAFSLGISYMTDVLPKHLLPAGNLLCGIFFSIGSMAGPFAGGIYMQVGGQHFFYIISIPLLFIFGLLFFGKQGARTRPPSQSTSM